Genomic DNA from Amycolatopsis alba DSM 44262:
AGCGAGGAGTTTCCCGCCGAGACGTCGCAGCCAACGCGGCAGGCGCGGACGAGGGGCGGGCACGAGCTCGCCGGGTGGCGGTCCCGGAGGCGCCGGTGGCTGTCCTCCGTAGTGCTGGGTCACGGGCTGGGTGGGCTGGGCCGGGACGAGGCCCTGGTTCTGCGCCTCGGTGAACTTCAGATAGTCCTGGAACTGCTGAAACTGCTGGAACTGGCGCAGTTGCTCCTCGTCCAGCCGGGGCGCGGGCTGACCGCCCGCCTTGGGCTCGATGCCCGTGCCGGGCTGGTCGACCGGCTTTCCGTCATCACGCTGCTCCGCCACGTCACCATGATGCCTCCCGAGACCTTCCGCGCACTCCGCCGGTCGCGTTTAGCCCTCCATCCATGCCCCCGCCGCCACCCTCAACGGACCCCGTGCGGAGGGCGGGAGAGGGTCGCGTATTCTTGTCAAGGTTCTACCGAAGACCGCTGGTCTTCTCCTGGTCATCTGGCCTGGAGAACGAAGGCCCCGCTAGGGCGGGCGACCCGCGCAGGAGGAACGAGGCTCGTCCACGATGCATGTCGTCGTGTGCCCTGACGCCCCGCGCCTGTCTGCGCTGGGGCGTTTCGTCGTTTCAGGGCTCTCAAGGCCAGTGGACCACTAGCCAAGAGAGGAGGCGACCATGGCGAAGCCCGACAAGGAGGCGGCCGTCGCCGAGATCGCGGAGAGCTTCCGCAGCAGCTCGGCCACAGTCGTTACCCAGTACACCGGCCTCTCCGTGTCCCAGCTGTCCCAGCTGCGCCGCGCTCTCGGCACCAGTGCCAAGTACCGGGTCGCGAAGAACACCCTCGTCAAGCGTGCCGCCACGGACGCGGGCATCGAGGGCCTTGAAGACCTGTTCGTCGGCCCGACCGCGATCGCCTTCGTCGAAGGTGAAGCTGTTGACGCCGCGAAGGCGCTTCGCGACTTCGCGAAGGACAACAACGCGCTTGTGATCAAGGGCGGCTTCATGGACGGCAAGACGCTGTCCGTGGACGAGATCAACAAGATCGCCGATCTCGACAGCCGTGAGGTCCTGCTCGCCAAGGCGGCGGGCGCGTTCAAGGCGAAGCTGTCCCAGGCCGCCGCGCTGTTCCAGGCGCCGGCGTCCCAGGTCGCTCGCCTGGCTGCCGC
This window encodes:
- the rplJ gene encoding 50S ribosomal protein L10; its protein translation is MAKPDKEAAVAEIAESFRSSSATVVTQYTGLSVSQLSQLRRALGTSAKYRVAKNTLVKRAATDAGIEGLEDLFVGPTAIAFVEGEAVDAAKALRDFAKDNNALVIKGGFMDGKTLSVDEINKIADLDSREVLLAKAAGAFKAKLSQAAALFQAPASQVARLAAALEEKQRNAGTEAAEAPAES